A segment of the Bdellovibrio bacteriovorus genome:
TTCTCAAGGGGAACTGTGAAGCCCAGCAGGGCTGCGCCAGTGGCAGCAGTAAAAAAATAATCAAAAAAAACAGCTGCGACATGTGTTAATCTTATCACAGATCAAACATCGGTGGAGGAAGAGCTATATGCCAGTCCTGTCGAATATCAAGTCTGCTCACGTTCCGGTGAAAATCTGGTCTCCAGAATCCGAAGTTGAGTCACAAGCCTTGAAGCAACTTCAGAATGTGGCATCGTTGCCATTTGTATTTAAGCATGTGGCAGCAATGCCGGATGTGCATTTGGGAATTGGTGCCACAGTCGGAAGTGTGATCGCTACCAAAGGCGCGGTGATTCCTGCCGCCGTCGGTGTGGATATAGGCTGTGGCATGATTGCGGCGCGGCTGAATGTAAACCCGGAACTGGTGCTGCATGATCTGTATCGTCTGCGCGCCGGAATTGAAAGTGTGATTCCTTTGGGGCATGAATCCAATAAAAAGCTGACCCAGGAAGTGCAGAACTGGAAGGGCTGGAAGAACATGCCGGAGTCTGTGTCCCTGCTGCGCTTGAAAGACCGCGCGTCCCATCAGTTGGGAAGTCTGGGTGGGGGCAATCATTTTATCGAAATCTGCACCGATGAAGAAGGAGCCGTGTGGGTGATGCTGCATTCCGGTTCCCGCAACGTGGGAAAAAGCCTGGCCGAAGAGCACATCCGCGGCGCCAAAGGGGAAATTGCAAGACTGGCCGTCAAGCTGCCTGACCCGGATCTGGCTTATTATGTGGAGGGCACCACCGAGTACGAAAATTACATGCGCGATCTGGAGTGGGCGCAAAGCTATGCGCTGGAAAACCGCGAAGAGATGCTTCGCCGGGTGATGGAGGTGATTTCTCATCACGTCGGGAAAAAAGGCGCACCTCTGCCATATTCACTGAAGGTTAACTGTCATCATAACTATGCCACCCGCGAAGTGCACTATGGGGAAAATGTCCTGATCACGCGCAAAGGGGCGGTGCGTGCCCAAAAAGGTGATCTGGGGATCATTCCGGGTTCGATGGGAGCCAGATCCTATATTGTCAGAGGCAAAGGCAATGCCGAGTCTTTTGATTCCTGTTCGCACGGGGCGGGAAGGCGCATGTCACGTTCAGAAGCCAAGCGGCGGTTCAGTCTGACGGATTTGCAAAAACAGACGGCAGGGGTGGAGTGTCGTAAGGACGCCGGTGTCATTGACGAAATTCCCGGCGCTTACAAGGACATCGACCAGGTGATGAAAAATCAAATGGATCTGGTCGACGTCGTGGCGGTGCTAAAACAGGTGCTGTGCGTGAAAGGCTAGTTGCGTTTCTTGCGGGACTGCTGGCGGTGGGTTTCCTGCCAGTTTTTTCTGTGATGTGCCGTCTGATGTTTTTCAACTTTGGATTCCGGCAGATTCTGCAGATGTGCTTTCAACTGGGAATGCAATGGTAATAAACCGACACCGGACATCAACAGGTCGCGGTACTGTTTTCCAAAACCTTCTTCGACGTGATTGATCAAAAGTTTTTCGATTTCTGCGCGGGCCACGCCGGCGTCTTCTTCAGAGATGTGTTCCAGTTCGGTCAGGATGTCGATGTCAGCCATCAGGGACGTCAGTTCACGCAGCCACAAATAGCGTTCTGCGGTCATCAGCACCTGAAACCATTCTGTCGGAGCGGCCTGATAACCTACTTCACGGTCGAATTGGTCTTTCAGTGAATTCAAAACTTCTTTTTGCAGAGCCCACAGGGCTTGACGGACTTGAAGAGTGGCAGAGTGATGAGCTGATTTTGACATGGGGTAGGGCTCCTGGTTCGCTTTTAAAAGCCGATCCTAGCGTATTTTATCGCCAATGACATCTACTTTTAGCAGCTCTGCAGGAGCCCAATTGGGGTTCTTAATAAACCAGTGGTAACGTCACTATCTGCAACGTCTCCATTGCAAGTGGTAGATCAGGCCGGAGCTGATGTCGGCGCTATCCACCGTTGCCAGGGTCTGTTCACCACGGGCGTTGGATTTAGCCATCATGGATGTGTTGACACGCAAGTTCACGTTGGCTCCGCACGGCGTCCAAACCATAGTGCTGGCAAGCAGACCGTCAGAGATCGTGTAGCTGTCGTTCACCGGACCCATGAAGGTGCGGCTGATGCGAGGACCACGGGCCCCTGCCCAGAAGTATTCCGCATCAAAGCGTGACATACCACCACGAGGCACGAAGTTGAATCCACGGTAGTCAACCTGGATCACCGCCACGCTGTAGCCGCTTGGCACGGTCACTGGAACAGAGATGTTACAGGACTTGCGATCCATGGAGCGGCCGTTACCGGCTTCAGCCACATAGTTATCGAACAGGATACTGAGTGCAGAAGCATCCGGGCTGACAGTGACACTGGCACTGCCCGCAGGACAGCCGGTTCCACCGTAGGCTGGTTGACCCAGGCGAATTTCCTGAGCATTGGCTTGCAGACTCATTGCAGAGATCATCCCCGCGATTGCGATCAATAGTTTACCTTTCATAAATCCCCCTTGTGATTATGACATTGTTAGTTTGTTAATTTGGTTTTTGATTTTTAATTATGGAAAACGCGGTGGTCTTCCAGGATTGTTCGGCCGACCTGGTCCCGGATCGCGTCCCGGTGGTTGATTGACACCACCGTTACTTGGTCGGCAGGTCTTCCACGCCAGTTGGTATTTTTGGGATTGCACCTGACCGTCGATACTGTCCAGAGTGATCTGGGCTGTCAGCAGTGACGATAAATTCAGATTGCGGGCCATCAGATAAGTCGTGATGTAAAGTGACTGAACAGAATTGGCGTTGCATGCGGCCCATGGTGCAACACGAGTGTCGACCTGGTGACGGATGTAATAAGTGTCGTTGTACGGTCCACGGAATTCCTGCGCGCGGAAATTGTAGGTGCCGCCGTTTTCATAGCCGGGACGTTCGTTGCGGGGTTTGCTGCCATCAAAAGAATAAAGGGCCTGATGGGTCACCATCGTTCCGGCTTCAGCGTAGGCAAAGCCGCGATAGTCTGCGGAGGTCACCGCGAAAGTCCATCCTGCCGGCACCTGGAAATTCACCTTCAGTTCACAGTTCAGGCGAACGATCGGGCGGTGCATGGTGGACTCAGCGATAAAATTGTCCAGAAGTAAAGAGAAGGTCTGTGCATCCGGTGAAATTGTGGCGTTGTAAGTGCCCGCTGGACATCCCGAGCCCACGGCCTGGATGCTGTGAATGCGGATGCCTGGTGGCGTTTGGGCCAAGGCGGCTGGTGCCGATAACAATAAGGACATTCCAATTAATGATGTGATTCCCCGCCAGATCATAATGTTTCCCCCCAGAAACTGGTGACATCGGTCACCTGGGAATCCATATAGCAAGGGCCGGGCCAGCTTTATCGGTGGCAGCGTGGCTCCACCTCTGTCATGACGCACTAGCGATGCTGGTGTCGTTCTTCGCTCAGTTTTTGAATATGATTCAGCAGATCTGCTTTGCGCAGCGGTTTTACCAGATGCATGTTGCAGCCAACAGAAAGACTGCGATCGATCTCGTTTTTCAGAGCAAAGGCGGTCAGCGCCCAGATCGTGGCGGCCGGCAGTTTGTGATCCTTTTCCCATTTGCGAATTTTCTGGGTGGCGGTGAAGCCATCCATCACCGGCATCTGCATATCCATTAATATCAGATCAAACCGCTGCTTTTGCACCAGGTCCAGCGCCTGTTGGCCATTGGCGGCTTCTGTGATCCGGTGAGGCGTGTTTTTCAGATAAGCCTTGATCAACAGACGGTTGTCGTCGGTGTCATCAACAATAAGGATGGACAGGGGTTCCTGCGGGGTCTGTGAAGACGAAGCCGGGACAGTGGCCGTGACCTGAGCCAGCAATTCTTCCTGCACGTCACGCAGCCAGGGCAGATCCAGACTGAATGAAAAACGGCTTCCGCGATGCAGTTCACTTTCAATGGTGATATCGCCATTCATCATCTTAACCAGACGTTTTGAAATGGAAAGCCCCAGCCCGGTGCCGCCGAACTTGCGGGTGATGGTGGAATCAGCCTGGGTGAATGGCTGAAACAACTGCGGAATTTTTTCTCGCGGAATGCCAATGCCGGTGTCGCTGACGTGGAAGATCAGGTTGCCTTCCATATTAGTTTGGTTCTTCATCAGCTCGACCCGGATGAATCCTTCGTTGGTGAACTTTATGGAGTTGCTGATCAGATTGGAAAGAACCTGCCGGATGCGCGTCGGATCACCCATGAATATCCCGCGTGTGTCCTCGCTAAGGTAAACAGTCAGTTCCAGATTTTTTTCGCGGGCCTTCAGTTCAAACATTTCCGTGACGTCGGCGACCAGACTGTGCAGGTTGACTTCGGTTTTTTCCAAAGTCACCAGGCCCGCCTCAATTTTCGAAATATCCAGAATGTCGTTGATGATGCTTAAAAGATTGTGTCCGGCCTTTTTCGAAATATCGACATAGTGTT
Coding sequences within it:
- a CDS encoding RtcB family protein — translated: MPVLSNIKSAHVPVKIWSPESEVESQALKQLQNVASLPFVFKHVAAMPDVHLGIGATVGSVIATKGAVIPAAVGVDIGCGMIAARLNVNPELVLHDLYRLRAGIESVIPLGHESNKKLTQEVQNWKGWKNMPESVSLLRLKDRASHQLGSLGGGNHFIEICTDEEGAVWVMLHSGSRNVGKSLAEEHIRGAKGEIARLAVKLPDPDLAYYVEGTTEYENYMRDLEWAQSYALENREEMLRRVMEVISHHVGKKGAPLPYSLKVNCHHNYATREVHYGENVLITRKGAVRAQKGDLGIIPGSMGARSYIVRGKGNAESFDSCSHGAGRRMSRSEAKRRFSLTDLQKQTAGVECRKDAGVIDEIPGAYKDIDQVMKNQMDLVDVVAVLKQVLCVKG
- a CDS encoding DUF4360 domain-containing protein encodes the protein MSLLLSAPAALAQTPPGIRIHSIQAVGSGCPAGTYNATISPDAQTFSLLLDNFIAESTMHRPIVRLNCELKVNFQVPAGWTFAVTSADYRGFAYAEAGTMVTHQALYSFDGSKPRNERPGYENGGTYNFRAQEFRGPYNDTYYIRHQVDTRVAPWAACNANSVQSLYITTYLMARNLNLSSLLTAQITLDSIDGQVQSQKYQLAWKTCRPSNGGVNQPPGRDPGPGRPNNPGRPPRFP
- a CDS encoding DUF4360 domain-containing protein, with amino-acid sequence MKGKLLIAIAGMISAMSLQANAQEIRLGQPAYGGTGCPAGSASVTVSPDASALSILFDNYVAEAGNGRSMDRKSCNISVPVTVPSGYSVAVIQVDYRGFNFVPRGGMSRFDAEYFWAGARGPRISRTFMGPVNDSYTISDGLLASTMVWTPCGANVNLRVNTSMMAKSNARGEQTLATVDSADISSGLIYHLQWRRCR